The Desulfuromonas sp. TF DNA segment TAATGCCGGCCGCGGTCAGCCCTTCGCGGATGATGCGGGCATTCTGCATGTAGTAGTCGATGACCTCGCGGACCTGCTCCCACCCCTCGTCGGAGTAAACGGCCTGGGCGGCCTTCTGCACCGGGTAGGAGACGCCGTTGAACTTGGTGCTCTGGCGGCGGTTCCACAGCTTGTTGAGAGCAACGGTCTCCCCCTTGGCGGTTTTGGCGGTCACTCCCTCGGGGACGACGGTGAGGGCGCAGCGCACGCCGGTGAAGCCGGCGGTCTTGGAGAAGGAGCGGAACTCGACGGCGCACTTCTCGGCCCCCTCGATCTCGTAGATGGAGTGGGGGATGGATGGATCGGTGATGAACGCCTCGTAGGCGGCGTCGAAGAAGATAACCGCGTCGTTCTTCAGGGCGTAGTCGACCCACTGCTTCAGCTCATCCCGAGTGGCGACGGCGCCGGTGGGGTTGTTGGGGTAGCACAGGTAGATGATATCCACCTTCTCCGCGGGAGGGGCGGGGGTGAAGTTGTTCTCCGCGGTGCAGGGCATGTAGACGATCCCCTCGTAGTACCCCTTGTCGTTGGCCTCGCCGGTGCGGCCGACCATGACGTTGGTGTCGTTGTAGACGGGGTAGACCGGATCGCAAATGGCGACCTTGTTGGAGAGGTCGAATATGTCCAGGATGTTGGCGCAGTCGCACTTGGAACCATCGGAGATGAAGATCTCGGAGGTCTTCAGCTCCACGCCCAGCGGCTTGTAGGACTTCTCGATGATGGTGTCGATCAGCCAGTCGTACCCCTGCTCCGGGCCGTAGCCGTGAAAGTTCTCGGTGCCGCCGAGGTCGTCCACCGCGGCGTGAAAAGCCTTGAGGACCGCCGGAACCAGCGGCCGGGTGACGTCCCCGATGCCGAGGCGGATGACCCGCGCGGCTGGGTTGGCGCTGGTGAATTCCCGGACCCGGCGCCCGATCTCGGGGAAGAGGTAGCCGGCCTTGAGTTTGAGATAGTTGTCGTTGATGCGTGCCATGCAAAAGCTCCTTCCTATGTTGATTCTCGAATGATTGAAAGTTCCATCTGCGGCAATCGAAGGACCAACGGACCGGCAGATTTAAGATTTTAAACTCAACAACCCGTCCGCAGAGAGGTTGAGAGCTCGACGACTGTTCAAGGCTGCTGATCGTTCGCGCAAGGGGAGTCGCCACGGAGCACGGCAGGTCAATCCTGTACCCTACTGAAACAGAAGAGCAATCTCCGGGGCAGAAATGCCGTCCGCAGGACAACGCCCTTTTCTTGCCGACTTCTTTTGGGCGAGCAAAAGAAGTCGGGCGGGGTGCGGGGCGCAGCGCCCGCGATGAACGAGCCCAAACTTGTCGGGCTTGCCCCTGCGGTCTACTTCAGCCCCAGCACATCCTGCATGTCATACAGCCCCGCCCCCTTGTCGCCGGTCCAGGCGGCGGCGCGGGCGGCGCCTCGGGCGAACATGTCGCGGCTCATGGCCCGGTGGGTGATCTCGATGCGCTCGCCCATGCCGATGAAGTAGACGGTGTGCTCGCCGACGATGTCGCCGCCGCGGACGGTCTGCATGCCGATCTCCTCGTGAGTACGCTCACCGCACATCCCCTCGCGGTGGAAGTTGGCCACCTTGTCGTAGTCGCGGCCCAGCTCTTCGGCGACGATCTGCCCCATGCGCACGGCGGTGCCGGAAGGGGAGTCCTTCTTCTTGTTGTGGTGCAGCTCCACGATCTCAACGTCGAAGCCGTCACCGAGAATCCGGGCCGCCTCCTTGAGGAGCTTGAAGCAGGCGTTGACCCCGACGCTCATGTTGGGAGCCATCACCACCGGAACGGCCGCGGCGTGGCGCTTCATCTGCTCGCGCTGCTCGGAGGTGAACCCTGTGGAGCCGGTCACCAGCTTCTTTCCGAGTCGGGCGCAGACTTCGGCGTTATGGAGCGTGACTTCGGGAAAGGTGAAGTCGATGAGGACGTCGGCGTCGGCGAGGGCGCCATCGAGGGAATCGAGGATGGGGACCCCCAGCGGGCCGCAGCCTGCGACTGAGCCGGCGTCCTGCCCGATCAGGGGATGACCTGCGCGCTCGACGGCGCCGGTGAGTTCGACCCCCTCGGTCTCCTTGACGGCGGTGATGATCCGCCCGCCCATCCGGCCGGCGGCGCCGGTAACGGCAATTTTGATCATGTTTTTTCCTTCATAGGTCTTAGCGGTCCCATAGGTCCTATGAGACCCATGTTTTCTAAATCAGCTCGTACTTTTTCATCATCGCATTGAGCGTCTCCAGGCTCCCCGACGAGAGTGGAGCCAAGGGGAGGCGTACGCCGGCTTCGCACTTGCCCATGAGGGAGAGGGCGGCCTTGACCGGAACCGGATTCGACTCGATGAACATGGTGTTGTGGAACTCGAGGAGGCGAAGGTGCATCC contains these protein-coding regions:
- a CDS encoding LL-diaminopimelate aminotransferase, with translation MARINDNYLKLKAGYLFPEIGRRVREFTSANPAARVIRLGIGDVTRPLVPAVLKAFHAAVDDLGGTENFHGYGPEQGYDWLIDTIIEKSYKPLGVELKTSEIFISDGSKCDCANILDIFDLSNKVAICDPVYPVYNDTNVMVGRTGEANDKGYYEGIVYMPCTAENNFTPAPPAEKVDIIYLCYPNNPTGAVATRDELKQWVDYALKNDAVIFFDAAYEAFITDPSIPHSIYEIEGAEKCAVEFRSFSKTAGFTGVRCALTVVPEGVTAKTAKGETVALNKLWNRRQSTKFNGVSYPVQKAAQAVYSDEGWEQVREVIDYYMQNARIIREGLTAAGIKCYGGVNAPYIWLETPEGMSSWDFFDKLLQECNVVGTPGSGFGPSGEGYFRLSAFGERENVEEAVRRIREKWGK
- the dapB gene encoding 4-hydroxy-tetrahydrodipicolinate reductase — translated: MIKIAVTGAAGRMGGRIITAVKETEGVELTGAVERAGHPLIGQDAGSVAGCGPLGVPILDSLDGALADADVLIDFTFPEVTLHNAEVCARLGKKLVTGSTGFTSEQREQMKRHAAAVPVVMAPNMSVGVNACFKLLKEAARILGDGFDVEIVELHHNKKKDSPSGTAVRMGQIVAEELGRDYDKVANFHREGMCGERTHEEIGMQTVRGGDIVGEHTVYFIGMGERIEITHRAMSRDMFARGAARAAAWTGDKGAGLYDMQDVLGLK